A single region of the Blattabacterium cuenoti genome encodes:
- the aroC gene encoding chorismate synthase, with protein sequence MAGNIFGNLFRVSTFGESHGEALGGVIDGCPSGLELNFEEIQYELNRRKPGQSSIVTQRNEPDKVNFLSGIFEKKTTGTPIGFVIYNKDHKSSDYKHIKNIYRPSHSDFTYTNKYGIRDYRGGGRSSARETICRVVAGAIAKQLIKKIIITSYVSSVGKISVNKSYKDLDLSRESIEKNTIRCPDPDVAEKMIDEIKKIKNKGDTIGGTIICVIKNIPIGIGEPVFEKLHAELGKAMLSINAVKGFEYGSGFFGTKLTGSQHNDFFYPNGKTKTNLSGGIQGGISNGMDIYFRIAFKPVATIMKKQKTIDKHGNFVLMEGKGRHDPCVLPRAIPIVEAMTALVLADYWMYTKLSKYSSIFN encoded by the coding sequence ATGGCAGGGAATATTTTTGGAAATTTATTTAGAGTTAGTACTTTCGGAGAAAGTCATGGAGAAGCTTTGGGTGGAGTTATTGATGGATGTCCATCTGGTTTAGAATTAAATTTTGAAGAAATTCAATATGAATTAAATCGTAGGAAACCAGGACAATCATCTATCGTGACTCAACGAAATGAACCAGATAAAGTTAATTTTTTATCTGGAATTTTTGAAAAAAAAACGACTGGAACTCCTATTGGTTTTGTTATTTATAACAAAGATCATAAATCAAGTGATTATAAACATATAAAAAATATTTATAGACCATCTCATTCAGATTTTACATATACAAATAAATACGGAATAAGAGATTATAGAGGAGGAGGCCGTTCTTCTGCAAGAGAAACAATATGTAGAGTAGTAGCTGGAGCTATAGCTAAACAATTAATAAAAAAGATCATCATAACATCTTATGTTTCTTCTGTAGGTAAAATATCCGTTAATAAATCTTATAAAGATTTAGATTTATCTAGAGAATCAATAGAAAAAAATACTATAAGATGTCCTGATCCAGATGTTGCAGAAAAAATGATCGATGAAATTAAAAAAATAAAAAATAAAGGAGATACTATAGGTGGAACCATTATTTGTGTGATTAAAAATATTCCAATAGGAATTGGAGAACCTGTTTTTGAAAAATTACATGCAGAATTAGGAAAAGCTATGTTATCAATTAATGCTGTAAAAGGATTTGAATATGGAAGTGGTTTTTTTGGAACTAAATTAACTGGTTCTCAACATAATGATTTTTTTTATCCAAATGGAAAAACCAAAACAAACTTATCTGGAGGAATACAAGGAGGAATATCAAATGGAATGGATATTTATTTTAGAATAGCTTTTAAACCTGTAGCTACAATAATGAAAAAACAAAAAACTATAGATAAACATGGAAATTTTGTTTTAATGGAGGGAAAAGGAAGACATGATCCTTGTGTTTTACCTCGTGCTATTCCTATTGTAGAAGCTATGACCGCTTTAGTTTTAGCTGATTATTGGATGTATACTAAATTATCTAAATATTCTTCAATTTTTAATTGA
- the miaA gene encoding tRNA (adenosine(37)-N6)-dimethylallyltransferase MiaA codes for MSYKFIIFILGPTGIGKTSISLFLAEKFKTEILSCDSRQFYKELRIGTAMPTMEELNRIPHHFIGHLSINHTYNAKYFETDSLERISKLFNKYSILIMVGGSSLYEKSVTEGLSEIPKIDFNIRNNLIFSFKKKGISFLQKEFMKIKKQGELIDIHNPRRLIRYLEIVKSTGYHPSFFFQKKKPYKRNFIVLKIGLIMPKDKIYSRINNRVENMMEKGFLDEAKLYYDQRNLNSLQTIGYKEIFEFISNKCKKNYFNETVEKIKKNTRKYAKRQLTWYKKDPYITWFNPKEKEKILNFILKKMGNTGFEPVTSCL; via the coding sequence TTGAGTTATAAATTTATCATTTTTATTTTAGGACCAACAGGAATAGGAAAAACTTCTATATCCTTATTTTTAGCTGAAAAATTTAAAACTGAAATTTTATCTTGTGATTCTAGACAATTCTATAAAGAATTAAGAATTGGGACTGCTATGCCTACTATGGAAGAACTTAATCGCATCCCTCATCATTTTATAGGACATTTAAGCATTAATCATACTTATAATGCAAAATATTTTGAAACAGATTCTTTAGAAAGAATTTCAAAATTATTTAATAAATATTCTATTTTGATTATGGTGGGAGGATCAAGTTTATATGAAAAATCTGTAACAGAAGGTTTATCAGAAATTCCTAAAATAGATTTTAATATTAGAAATAATTTGATTTTTTCCTTTAAAAAAAAAGGAATATCTTTTTTACAAAAAGAATTTATGAAAATTAAAAAACAAGGGGAATTAATAGATATTCATAATCCAAGACGTTTAATACGATATTTAGAAATAGTAAAATCCACAGGATATCATCCTTCCTTTTTTTTTCAAAAAAAAAAACCATATAAAAGAAATTTTATAGTTTTAAAAATAGGATTAATAATGCCAAAAGATAAAATTTATTCTAGAATAAATAATAGAGTTGAAAATATGATGGAAAAGGGTTTTTTAGATGAAGCAAAACTATATTATGATCAAAGAAATTTAAATAGTTTGCAAACTATAGGTTATAAAGAAATATTTGAATTTATTTCCAATAAATGTAAAAAAAATTATTTTAATGAAACTGTAGAAAAAATAAAAAAAAATACTAGAAAATATGCAAAAAGACAATTAACTTGGTATAAAAAAGATCCTTATATTACATGGTTTAATCCAAAAGAAAAAGAAAAAATTTTAAATTTTATTTTAAAAAAAATGGGCAATACTGGATTTGAACCAGTGACCTCCTGCTTGTAA
- a CDS encoding bifunctional folylpolyglutamate synthase/dihydrofolate synthase, translated as MNYLETVQWIFKRLPIYQNTGLKSYKPGLKRIQNFCSYLGNPQNFFKSIHVGGTNGKGSTVHMLSSILQEEKYKIGLFTSPHIIDFRERITCNGILIDENFIVDFIKNNKNFIEKENISFFEMNTALAFQYFKEKKVNIAIIEVGMGGRLDSTNIIIPEISVITNISIDHTETLGNNKLKIALEKAGIIKENVSVIVGKNISKKIQFIFLKEAFKKNAPIYFSIKNKNDFKYEIPFKVNYQNFNKNIVLKIINILHHRKNIFISHQSIKEGLKNVIKNTNFKGRWHILQKKNPKIICDIAHNEEGISMINYQLKKESYKKLHLVLGFVKEKRVEKLLKYFPIESFYYFCQPNIGRKFPIFDLKILVNKIFKNSKKINFFYSAEKAFLSAKSKAKKNDLILISGSTFIVSEILLYYKNFFLTFE; from the coding sequence TTGAATTATTTAGAAACAGTTCAATGGATTTTTAAACGTCTTCCTATTTATCAAAATACAGGATTAAAATCATATAAACCAGGGTTAAAAAGAATACAAAATTTTTGTTCTTATTTAGGAAATCCTCAAAATTTTTTTAAAAGTATACATGTTGGTGGAACAAATGGAAAAGGATCTACAGTACATATGTTATCTTCTATTCTACAAGAAGAAAAATATAAAATTGGATTATTTACTTCTCCTCATATAATAGATTTTAGAGAAAGAATAACTTGTAATGGAATATTAATAGATGAAAATTTTATTGTAGATTTTATTAAAAATAATAAAAATTTTATAGAAAAAGAAAATATTTCATTTTTTGAAATGAATACGGCTTTAGCTTTTCAATATTTTAAAGAAAAAAAAGTAAATATAGCAATCATTGAAGTTGGAATGGGAGGAAGATTAGATTCAACTAATATTATTATTCCAGAAATATCTGTAATCACTAATATCAGTATAGATCATACAGAAACCCTTGGAAATAACAAATTAAAAATTGCTTTAGAAAAAGCAGGAATAATTAAGGAAAACGTATCTGTAATAGTAGGAAAAAATATATCAAAAAAAATACAATTTATTTTTTTAAAAGAAGCTTTTAAAAAAAATGCTCCAATTTATTTTTCTATAAAAAATAAAAATGATTTTAAATATGAAATACCTTTTAAAGTAAATTATCAAAATTTTAATAAAAATATTGTATTAAAAATTATAAATATTTTACATCATAGAAAAAACATTTTTATTTCTCATCAATCTATAAAAGAAGGATTAAAAAACGTAATAAAAAATACAAATTTTAAAGGACGATGGCATATTTTACAAAAAAAAAATCCAAAAATAATCTGTGATATAGCTCATAATGAAGAAGGGATTTCTATGATTAATTATCAATTAAAAAAAGAATCATATAAAAAATTACATTTAGTTTTAGGATTTGTTAAAGAAAAAAGAGTAGAAAAATTATTAAAATATTTTCCTATTGAATCTTTTTATTATTTTTGTCAACCTAATATAGGTAGAAAATTTCCAATTTTTGATTTAAAAATATTAGTAAATAAAATATTTAAAAATAGTAAAAAAATAAATTTTTTTTATTCTGCAGAAAAAGCTTTTTTATCCGCAAAAAGTAAAGCTAAAAAAAATGATTTAATATTAATAAGTGGAAGTACGTTTATTGTATCTGAAATTTTATTATATTATAAAAATTTTTTTCTTACATTTGAATAA
- the glnS gene encoding glutamine--tRNA ligase, translating to MDKIRFRFPPEPNGYLHIGHIKAICINFELGKKYKSPVNLRFDDTNPIVENKDFIKSIKKDIIFLGFKWNIESYASDYFQKLYEWAIKLIKENKAYVDKQSKNKIQFQRKNPFEIGIHSDYRNRSIDENLYFFEKMKNGFFKEGSCVLRAKINMSSSNMNMRDPIMYRILKKKHHRTGNKWCIYPTYDWTHGQCDYIEQISHSLCSLEFENRRPLYNWFLDQIQDSKKIRPKQIEFSRLNLSHTITSKRKIQYLIEKKIIPSWDDPRILTVSGLRRKGYTSIALKNFIHKIGVTKRNNVIDISSLEFCIREHLNKIAPRVMVVLHPIKLIIDNYSINTTEWMSAENNPENSNFGNRKIPFSKFLYIEENDFLEKQEKNFFRLCIGKEVRLKNAYIIKANYIIKNSKGKIKEIHCTYDTKSKSGEKIKEKKRIKSTLHWVSIKHSFPIVINLYNTLFLKSNTNNFHTCINPKSKDEIIGYAEPSLKKAKIGNHFQFQRIGYFYVESINVNKMIFNKTASIKNQWDNKN from the coding sequence ATGGATAAGATTAGATTTCGTTTTCCTCCTGAACCAAATGGTTATCTTCATATTGGACATATAAAAGCTATATGTATAAATTTTGAGTTAGGTAAAAAATATAAATCTCCAGTTAATTTAAGATTTGACGATACTAATCCTATAGTAGAAAATAAGGATTTTATAAAATCTATAAAAAAAGATATTATTTTTTTAGGTTTTAAATGGAATATTGAAAGCTATGCTTCAGATTATTTTCAAAAATTATATGAATGGGCTATAAAATTAATTAAAGAAAATAAAGCTTATGTAGATAAGCAATCTAAAAATAAAATACAATTTCAAAGAAAAAACCCTTTTGAAATTGGTATTCATAGTGATTATAGAAATAGATCTATAGATGAGAATTTATATTTTTTTGAAAAAATGAAAAATGGTTTTTTTAAGGAAGGATCTTGTGTTTTAAGAGCAAAAATTAATATGAGTTCTTCAAATATGAATATGCGAGATCCAATCATGTATAGAATTTTGAAAAAAAAACATCATAGAACTGGAAATAAATGGTGTATTTATCCTACTTATGATTGGACTCATGGACAATGTGATTATATTGAACAAATATCTCATTCTTTATGTTCATTGGAATTTGAAAATAGACGTCCATTATATAACTGGTTTTTAGATCAAATACAAGATAGTAAAAAAATAAGGCCAAAACAAATAGAATTTTCAAGATTAAATTTAAGTCATACTATAACTAGTAAAAGAAAAATTCAATATTTAATTGAAAAAAAAATTATTCCATCTTGGGATGATCCACGAATATTAACAGTTTCTGGATTACGTAGAAAAGGATATACCTCTATTGCTTTAAAAAATTTTATTCATAAAATAGGAGTGACAAAAAGAAATAATGTTATTGATATATCTTCTTTAGAATTTTGTATTAGAGAACATTTGAATAAAATAGCTCCTAGAGTTATGGTTGTATTACACCCCATTAAATTAATTATTGATAATTATTCCATTAATACAACTGAATGGATGTCAGCCGAAAATAATCCAGAAAATTCTAATTTTGGAAATAGAAAAATTCCTTTTTCTAAGTTTTTATATATTGAAGAAAATGATTTTTTGGAAAAACAAGAAAAAAATTTTTTTCGTCTTTGTATTGGAAAAGAAGTAAGATTAAAAAATGCTTATATCATAAAAGCAAATTACATAATAAAAAATTCTAAAGGAAAAATAAAGGAAATACATTGTACTTATGATACAAAAAGTAAATCTGGAGAAAAAATAAAAGAAAAAAAAAGAATAAAAAGTACCTTGCATTGGGTCTCTATAAAACATTCTTTCCCCATAGTTATTAATTTATACAATACACTTTTTTTGAAAAGTAATACAAATAATTTCCATACATGTATCAATCCAAAATCAAAAGATGAAATTATAGGATACGCAGAACCTTCTTTAAAAAAAGCAAAAATAGGAAATCATTTTCAATTTCAAAGAATTGGGTATTTTTATGTAGAAAGCATTAATGTTAATAAAATGATTTTCAATAAAACGGCATCCATAAAAAACCAATGGGATAATAAAAACTAA
- the rpoC gene encoding DNA-directed RNA polymerase subunit beta' yields MNKKKNNKFNKVIIRLASPEVILKESHGEVLKPETINYRTHKPERDGLFCERIFGPVKDYECACGKYKRIRYKGIVCDRCGVEVTEKKVRRERMGHISLVVPVVHIWCFRSSPNKIGYLLGLPSKKLEMIIYYERYVVIQGGVSFRSDGSPFQKGDFLTEEEYLYVLNNIPKGNQQLEDSDPNKFIAKMGAECIKELLNRIDLNILSIELRNLANNETSKQRRIEALKRLQIVESFKEGKKNGGNAAWMIIHVLSVIPPELRPLVPLDGGRYAASDMTDLYRRVLIRNNRLKRLIEIKAPEVILRNEKRMLQEAVDSLFDNSRKVSAVKSEANRPLKSLSDALKGKQGRFRQNLLGKRVDYSARSVIVVGPHLKLHECGLPKDMAAELYKPFVIRKLIERGIVKTVKSSKKIIDKRDPIIWDILENSLKGHPILLNRAPTLHRLGIQAFQPKLIEGKAIQLHPLVCAAFNADFDGDQMAVHLPLSHGAILEAKLLMLASQNILNPANGSPITVPSQDMVLGLYYMTKPLLSNSINKVKGEGYIFYSSEEVEIAYNQKVVDLHALIKVKVNIREKDKFFKKLIETTVGRVLFNQVVPKKVGYINESLTKKSLREIIGKILHLTDVPTTANFLDNIKELGFYNAFKGGLSFGLGDIIIPDNKKYMVHHAIKQVDNVKMNYNMGLITNNERYNQVIDIWTNTNAMLTEKVMKYMREDRQGFNPVYMMLDSGARGSKEQIRQLSGMRGLMAKPQKAGSPVGEIIENPILSNFREGLSILEYFISTHGARKGLADTALKTADAGYLTRRLVDAAQDVIIKIEDCNTLRGLEISALKKNEEIVDTLFDRILGRISLNDIFNPINNKLIVASGDMIHETIARIIDESEIEIVEVRSPLTCEAKMGICSKCYGRNLSTGEIVQKGEAVGVIAAQSIGEPGTQLTLRTFHVGGTAGNITESSQIRAKYDGIIEFEDLKFVKIKKNYNKVGIVVSRSTEMKLFNKEKSSILMVNNIPYGASLYVKHGDQLKSGDLICRWDLYNAVIIAEFSGIISYQHLEQGVTFQVEIDEQTGFQEKVITEVRNKNLVPTLKILNHENEELKVYNLPVGAHLMVEDEEKIDIGKILVKVPRKSAKSGDITGGLPRLSELFEARNPSNPAVVSEMDGIVSHGKIKRGNREIIVESKTGEIRKYLVKLSNQILVQENDYVKAGTPLSDGAVTPNDILNIKGARAVQEYLVKEIQDVYRLQGVKINDKHFEVIVLQMMRKVEVIDVGDTKFLEGNIEYKDDFIEENDRISQMKVVENSGDSEIFKNGEIISYRDFRNENAVLKYKNKKLIKTRNAISATARPILQGITKAALQTKSFISAASFQETTKVLSEAAISSKTDCLYGLKENVIVGHKIPAGTGLREYENISVKLI; encoded by the coding sequence ATGAATAAAAAAAAGAATAATAAATTTAATAAAGTAATTATTCGATTAGCTTCTCCTGAAGTTATTTTAAAAGAATCACATGGAGAAGTATTAAAGCCAGAAACGATAAATTATCGAACTCATAAACCGGAAAGAGATGGTCTTTTTTGTGAACGTATTTTTGGTCCTGTAAAAGATTATGAATGTGCATGTGGCAAATATAAAAGAATTCGTTATAAAGGAATTGTTTGTGATAGATGTGGAGTTGAAGTTACAGAAAAAAAAGTAAGAAGAGAACGTATGGGACATATTAGTCTTGTTGTTCCGGTTGTTCATATTTGGTGTTTTCGTTCATCTCCTAATAAAATTGGCTATTTATTAGGATTACCTTCTAAAAAACTTGAAATGATTATTTATTATGAACGATATGTAGTAATTCAAGGAGGTGTCTCTTTTCGTTCAGATGGATCTCCTTTCCAAAAAGGAGATTTTCTTACTGAAGAAGAGTATTTATATGTTTTAAATAATATTCCAAAAGGAAATCAACAGTTAGAAGATTCTGATCCAAATAAATTTATTGCTAAAATGGGAGCAGAATGTATAAAAGAATTATTAAATCGTATAGATTTAAATATTTTATCAATTGAATTGAGAAATTTAGCTAATAATGAGACTTCTAAACAAAGACGTATTGAAGCATTAAAACGTTTGCAAATAGTAGAATCTTTTAAAGAAGGAAAAAAAAATGGAGGGAATGCAGCTTGGATGATTATCCATGTGTTATCCGTAATTCCACCTGAATTGAGACCTTTAGTCCCTTTAGATGGAGGCCGTTATGCTGCTTCAGATATGACAGACTTATATCGTCGCGTACTTATAAGAAATAATCGTTTAAAAAGACTTATAGAAATTAAAGCTCCTGAAGTTATTTTGAGAAATGAAAAAAGAATGCTTCAAGAAGCTGTAGATTCTCTTTTTGATAATTCAAGAAAAGTATCTGCCGTAAAATCGGAAGCTAATCGTCCTTTAAAATCTTTATCTGATGCTTTAAAAGGGAAACAAGGTCGTTTTAGACAAAATCTTTTAGGGAAAAGGGTTGATTATTCTGCACGATCTGTTATTGTAGTAGGACCTCATTTAAAATTGCATGAATGTGGACTTCCTAAAGATATGGCAGCTGAACTTTATAAACCTTTTGTAATAAGAAAATTAATTGAAAGAGGAATAGTAAAAACTGTTAAATCTTCTAAAAAAATTATTGATAAAAGAGATCCAATAATTTGGGATATTTTGGAAAATTCATTAAAGGGACATCCCATATTATTAAATAGAGCTCCTACTTTACATAGATTAGGAATTCAAGCTTTTCAACCTAAATTAATAGAAGGAAAAGCAATTCAATTACATCCTTTAGTTTGTGCAGCTTTTAATGCTGATTTTGATGGGGATCAAATGGCCGTTCATCTTCCATTATCCCATGGAGCTATTTTAGAAGCTAAACTTTTAATGTTAGCATCTCAAAATATATTAAATCCTGCTAATGGATCTCCTATTACAGTTCCTTCTCAAGATATGGTATTGGGGTTATATTATATGACTAAACCTTTATTATCAAATTCTATAAATAAAGTAAAAGGAGAAGGATATATTTTCTATTCTTCAGAAGAAGTTGAAATAGCATATAATCAAAAAGTAGTAGATTTACATGCTTTAATTAAAGTTAAAGTTAATATTCGTGAAAAAGATAAATTTTTTAAAAAATTAATAGAAACTACTGTAGGTAGAGTTTTATTTAATCAAGTTGTCCCAAAAAAAGTAGGATATATTAATGAATCTCTTACAAAAAAATCATTAAGAGAAATTATAGGAAAAATATTACATCTTACAGATGTTCCTACTACTGCAAATTTTTTAGATAATATTAAAGAATTAGGTTTTTATAATGCATTTAAAGGGGGTCTTTCTTTTGGATTAGGTGATATTATTATTCCTGATAATAAAAAATATATGGTTCATCACGCTATTAAACAGGTTGATAATGTGAAAATGAATTATAATATGGGATTGATTACGAATAATGAACGTTATAATCAAGTAATTGATATATGGACAAATACTAATGCTATGCTTACAGAAAAAGTAATGAAATATATGCGTGAAGATAGACAAGGATTTAATCCTGTATATATGATGTTAGATTCTGGAGCTAGAGGATCAAAAGAACAAATACGTCAACTTTCTGGAATGCGCGGTTTAATGGCAAAACCTCAAAAAGCAGGATCTCCTGTAGGAGAAATTATTGAAAATCCTATTTTATCTAATTTTAGAGAAGGACTTTCTATTTTAGAATATTTTATATCTACTCATGGAGCACGTAAAGGATTAGCAGATACCGCATTAAAAACTGCAGATGCAGGATATCTTACAAGACGTTTGGTAGATGCAGCACAAGACGTAATTATCAAAATAGAAGATTGTAATACTTTACGTGGTTTAGAAATATCTGCATTAAAAAAAAATGAAGAAATAGTTGATACTTTATTCGATAGAATTTTAGGTCGTATATCATTAAATGATATATTTAATCCCATTAATAATAAATTAATAGTAGCTTCTGGTGATATGATTCATGAAACAATAGCCAGAATCATTGATGAATCTGAAATTGAAATAGTAGAAGTACGATCTCCTCTTACTTGTGAAGCAAAAATGGGGATTTGTTCTAAATGTTACGGACGTAATTTATCTACAGGAGAAATAGTACAAAAGGGAGAAGCGGTAGGGGTTATTGCTGCACAATCTATTGGAGAACCTGGAACTCAATTAACATTACGTACTTTTCATGTAGGAGGAACTGCTGGAAATATTACAGAATCTTCACAAATAAGAGCTAAATATGATGGAATAATAGAATTTGAAGATTTAAAATTTGTAAAAATAAAAAAAAATTATAATAAGGTAGGAATAGTAGTTTCTAGATCTACAGAAATGAAACTTTTTAATAAAGAAAAATCATCTATTTTAATGGTTAATAATATTCCTTATGGAGCATCTTTATATGTTAAACATGGAGATCAATTAAAATCTGGTGATTTAATTTGTAGATGGGATCTGTATAATGCCGTTATTATTGCAGAATTTTCAGGAATTATATCTTATCAACATTTAGAACAAGGTGTTACTTTTCAAGTAGAAATAGATGAGCAAACTGGATTTCAAGAAAAAGTAATAACAGAAGTAAGAAATAAAAATTTAGTTCCAACATTGAAAATATTGAATCATGAAAATGAAGAATTAAAAGTGTATAATTTACCGGTTGGAGCTCATTTAATGGTAGAAGATGAGGAAAAAATAGATATAGGAAAAATTTTAGTAAAAGTTCCAAGAAAATCAGCAAAATCTGGAGATATTACGGGAGGGTTACCTCGTTTATCTGAATTATTTGAAGCCCGTAATCCTTCTAATCCAGCTGTAGTATCAGAAATGGATGGGATAGTAAGTCATGGTAAAATAAAACGAGGAAATAGAGAAATTATAGTAGAATCTAAAACAGGAGAAATTAGAAAATATCTTGTAAAATTATCTAATCAAATACTTGTTCAAGAAAATGATTATGTAAAAGCAGGAACGCCTTTATCAGATGGGGCTGTAACTCCTAATGATATTTTGAACATAAAAGGGGCTAGGGCAGTTCAAGAATATTTAGTTAAAGAAATACAAGATGTATACCGTTTACAAGGTGTAAAAATTAATGATAAACATTTTGAAGTGATTGTATTACAAATGATGAGAAAAGTAGAAGTAATTGATGTTGGAGATACTAAATTTTTAGAAGGGAATATTGAATATAAAGATGATTTTATAGAAGAAAATGATAGAATATCTCAAATGAAAGTAGTAGAAAATTCAGGAGATTCAGAAATTTTTAAAAATGGAGAAATTATTAGTTATAGAGATTTTAGAAATGAAAATGCTGTTTTGAAATATAAAAATAAAAAATTAATAAAAACTAGAAATGCTATTTCTGCTACCGCTAGACCTATATTACAAGGAATAACTAAAGCAGCTTTACAAACTAAATCTTTTATATCTGCAGCTTCATTTCAGGAAACTACAAAAGTTCTTAGTGAAGCAGCTATAAGTAGTAAAACTGATTGTTTATATGGATTAAAGGAAAATGTTATAGTAGGACATAAAATTCCTGCAGGAACTGGATTAAGAGAATATGAAAATATTTCTGTAAAACTTATTTAG